In one Solanum lycopersicum chromosome 11, SLM_r2.1 genomic region, the following are encoded:
- the LOC138339335 gene encoding uncharacterized protein, with translation MSVIFQDDDIMQHCSAMATRSLVQKTEYTGPFIIPYTIGILHFSKALCDIGACINLMPLSIYKKLGLEDLNPTTMRSLMANQTVKKPIGILYDVLVKVESFIFVDDFVILDSCKNDFGVFSDSVSKSEYPHFYLYQQMIDSSLQ, from the exons ATGTCGGTGATTTTTCAAGATGATGACATAATGCAGCATTGCAGTGCTATGGCTACGAGGTCTCTTGTGCAAAAGACGGAGTATACAGGTCCTTTCATTATTCCATAtactatagggatactccatttTTCTAAGGCGTTGTGTGATATTGGTGCGTGCATAAATCTAATGCCACTGTCTATTTATAAGAAGTTAGGCTTGGAAGACCTAAATCCTACTACAATGCGGTCACTGATGGCCAATCAAACTGTGAAGAAGCCCATAGGTATACTTTATGATGTGCTTgtgaaagtggagtcattcatcttcgTGGACGACTTTGTGATTCTAGACT CTTGTAAAAATGATTTTGGTGTTTTCTCCGATTCAGTCTCTAAAAGTGAATACCCACATTTTTACTTGTATCAACAAATGATTGATTCATCGTTGCAGTAA